Proteins found in one Neurospora crassa OR74A linkage group II, whole genome shotgun sequence genomic segment:
- a CDS encoding SPX domain-containing protein, whose amino-acid sequence MRFGKTLKQSIYEPWRDKYIEYDKLKSLLREDRPDDDEPWTEEDEVRFCDEIFNVQLEKVAQFQEEKMQELRQRVDAAFDKLKDLPPADSENKDKPTDEALAQRLKELEAELDAITNEVKELRKYSNLNYTGFLKIVKKHDRKRGDRYKIRPIMQVSLSKRPFNSEQGYTPLLNKLSLLYFAIRQHLEENGSVEPYHLDPISQPETHNGEKYTAYKFWVHPDNLLEVKTYILRRLPALVYSHQSSKEWDGDEDPTITSLYFDNANFQLYYQKVEREAEASSLRLRWYGQLSQNPEIVFEQKIIHDNGTSEERKFPIKEKYIKPFLDGEYKMEKSIQKMERQGQSPADVEEFRSTAEAIQDYIRSNKLEPVVRANYVRTAFQNPGDDRIRLSIDTDIAFIREDTLDRDRPCRDPNNWHRTDIDDSNMTYPFKNINQSEVSLFPYAVLEIKLKEDQNRKRPVWVTDLMASHLVHPCPRFSKFMQGVASLFEDYVNRLPFWLPDLDTDIRKDPQVAFEEEEVKRAHRAQNEQVVGSFLGTKLGNSFKPSRSSPVAKSYLAERVAAESSGAKAQTPASGATDRTPTAVTPAGELNESSSSQQQDGGQQQGGRSEYGTMTLSSVFPGFSLSKYSKAMRLKRAQGEGGRRGSVTLPPGVEEPTEWLKNSGPLQIEPKVWLANERTFLKWQHICVLLGGLAISLYTAAGRGTVAEWIAVGFIIIAAFAGGWGYFLLHSRRKMIIERSGKDFDNFFGPLVISVALMVALILNFSFAYRDFLARAQARAAIEALFIQSSNSSASHIDLR is encoded by the exons ATGCGTTTCGGCAAGACGCTCAAGCAGTCAATTTACGAGCCATGGCGGGACAAGTACATTGAATATGATAAGCTCAAGAGCCTCCTCCGAGAGGATAGACCTGACGATGACGAACCATGgaccgaggaggatgaggtcCGCTTCTGCGACGAGATTTTCAATGTCCAGCTCGAAAAGGTCGCCCAGTTccaggaggagaagatgcaGGAGCTGCGTCAGCGAGTAGATGCCGCCTTCGACAAGCTCAAAGATCTGCCACCGGCCGATTCCGAAAACAAGGACAAACCGACCGACGAAGCCCTCGCCCAACGACTCAAAGAACTCGAGGCCGAGCTGGATGCCATTACGAACGAAGTCAAGGAACTTCGGAAGTACAGCAATCTGAACTACACGGGCTTCCTCAAGATCGTCAAGAAGCATGACCGGAAGCGTGGCGATCGGTACAAGATCCGCCCCATCATGCAGGTCAGCCTGTCCAAGCGGCCCTTCAACTCGGAGCAAGGGTACACGCCTCTGCTCAACAAGCTGTCGCTCTTGTACTTCGCCATCCGCCAACATCTCGAAGAGAATGGTTCCGTCGAGCCGTACCATCTCGATCCCATAAGTCAGCCCGAGACACACAACGGCGAGAAGTATACGGCCTACAAGTTCTGGGTACACCCCGACAACCTGCTCGAGGTGAAGACGTATATCCTTCGTCGGCTCCCTGCCCTTGTTTACAGCCACCAGTCGTCCAAGGAATGGGATGGAGACGAGGACCCGACCATCACATCCTTGTACTTTGACAATGCCAACTTCCAGCTGTACTACCAGAAGGTGGAACGTGAGGCCGAGGCGTCATCGCTCCGCTTGCGTTGGTATGGTCAACTGAGCCAGAATCCAGAGATTGTGTTTGAGCAAAAGATTATACACGACAACGGCACTAGCGAGGAGCGCAAGTTCCCCATCAAGGAGAAGTATATCAAGCCGTTTCTGGATGGCGAGTACAAGATGGAGAAGTCGATCCAGAAGATGGAACGACAGGGCCAGAGCCCCGCAGACGTGGAAGAGTTTCGTTCCACTGCCGAGGCTATTCAGGATTACATTCGCAGCAACAAGCTCGAGCCCGTCGTTCGCGCAAATTACGTCCGAACGGCCTTCCAGAATCCCGGAGATGATCGCATTCGCCTGTCTATCGATACCGACATTGCCTTCATTCGCGAGGATACCCTCGACCGCGATAGGCCGTGCCGTGATCCAAACAACTGGCACCGTACCGATATCGACGACAGCAACATGACCTATCCCTTCAAAAACATCAACCAGAGCGAGGTGTCGCTGTTTCCCTATGCAGTGTTGGAAATCAAGCTGAAGGAAGACCAGAACCGCAAGCGACCTGTCTGGGTCACGGACCTGATGGCCTCGCATTTGGTCCACCCTTGCCCTCGCTTTTCCAAGTTCATGCAAGGCGTCGCCTCTCTTTTCGAGGACTACGTCAACAGGTTGCCCTTTTGGCTGCCCGATCTGGACACCGATATCCGCAAGGATCCCCAAGTGGccttcgaggaggaggaggtgaaaCGAGCCCACCGTGCACAGAACGAGCAAGTAGTCGGCAGTTTCCTCGGAACCAAACTAGGCAACTCGTTCAAGCCGTCACGGAGCTCTCCAGTGGCCAAGTCATACCTCGCCGAGCGGGTGGCGGCCGAGAGCAGCGGCGCCAAAGCGCAAACCCCCGCCTCCGGGGCGACAGACAGGACCCCTACCGCTGTCACTCCGGCCGGTGAACTCAAcgaaagcagcagcagccagcaaCAGGATGGCGGGCAGCAACAAGGGGGCCGTAGCGAGTACGGCACCATGACcctctcctccgtcttccccggcttctctctctccaagtACTCCAAAGCCATGCGTCTCAAGCGGGCCCAGGGCGAAGGCGGCCGCCGTGGCTCCGTGACCCTGCCGCCCGGCGTCGAGGAGCCTACCGAGTGGCTCAAGAACTCAGGCCCCTTGCAGATCGAGCCCAAGGTCTGGCTAGCCAACGAGCGGACGTTCCTCAAGTGGCAGCACATTTGCGTGCTGCTCGGCGGCTTGGCCATCAGCTTGTACACAGCCGCGGGCAGGGGCACGGTGGCGGAGTGGATTGCGGTTGGGTTCATCATCATTGCGGCGTTTGCCGGTGGCTGGGGGTATTTCTTGTTGCactcgaggaggaagatgatcaTTGAACGGAGCGGCAAGGACTTTGACAACTTCTTTGGCCCATTGGTGATCAGTGTGGCACTGATGGTAGCGCTGATTTTGAACTTTAGCTTTGCG TATCGCGACTTCTTGGCTAGAGCTCAGGCTAGAGCTGCGATTGAAGCTCTGTTCATCCAAAGCAGCAACTCATCGGCGAGTCACATCGACCTGAGATAG
- a CDS encoding glycerophosphocholine phosphodiesterase Gde1, whose protein sequence is MKFGRNLPRNQVPEWAAFYINYKGLKKLIKAAQGAAKNGEPVDLAEFFFALDRNLEDVDSFYNKKYAEAYRRLKVLQDRYGKTPEIVSNLDDDEVEELMGALLELRSQFRKLQWFGEINRRGFVKITKKLDKKVPNTKSTQHNYISTKVDLLPFAKDTAISLLLTEINKWLSKLGDAQNIDETKSERSTLSLGRASAKAMLNIPSALFDKLDQAIRKDEVAALEKGLKEGNLASSEGSSPLQQPLLLNLLQRSISSRSRDCIVFLLKQVNSLDEPDDINERNCIHRLVIHIGRTKTASLLSSEPEAESYPFPRTGVHYAQPYLTPATSPLSAPRGTTLKESKLLGHDDEAIQLLKYLLENLRPDQRVALVAKDGFGRIPLHYAAQFGFVVVCQIIMRKMQDWGQFNVENGIDAPEWQDKDGNAPLHLSVIGGHPLTTKALLQGENWKGVNDHQAEMRRAISKSSAVLALATKANSKDIVELLVNAGVDINWQDNSGETALHVAARFGHDECARVLLKGTEQQKANLELAEKNFAWTPLHIAAVDGHLGVAQLLVDAGADVDKLDSSGWTAKEHAALRGHLDIARLLSAHSQAPEDEGGSSSDGDDEKSSTTTPYPETDNNTLSASLGDRRSNATSRPAEPVKTFGHRYLKDESLVLVSLGSMDMRKGIEAIKLDKVPLAEAHTTQLDTALSVVVSAQGAKGDPTMIDLPVHENISTEPILFTTRDAAKVRLFFDIVPTYSGNEKNKVGRGVALLSSVRPTVGTKRMNLQGDISVPIMGSNFEVIGTVNFNFLVITPFSHPKMEVTSQQTYWKKLDSTMVIGHRGLGKNVVANKSLQLGENTIPSFIAAANLGAQYVEFDVQLTKDHVPVIYHDFLVSETGFDAPVHTLTLEQFLHINPDSSRSGTHHHHHHHHHGHHGHHGQPGQQAQHRQLKKFRSNSPGPRQRSMSMDFPGDGKDLMEERMKHTRDFKEKGYKGNSRGNFIQAPFATLEDLFRKLPESVGFNVEMKYPMLHETEEHEMDTYAVELNSFCDTVLQKVYDMAGQRHIIFSSFNPDICLCLSFKQPNIPILFLTDAGTCPVGDVRASSLQEAIRFASRWNLLGIVSNAEPLINSPRLVRVVKQSGLVCVSYGSQNNDPSLVQKQVKEGIDAVIVDSVLAIRKGLTRDQGNVNGSGGSNAKELQQRVREVEEAINKEERIEEEGSSAEGSSYGDSNGNGNGTEIRMTTNAGGDPKTEIKETMRALRT, encoded by the exons ATGAAGTTTGGCAGAAA TCTCCCACGTAACCAGGTCCCAGAGTGGGCAGCCTTTTACATCAACTACAAAGGCCTAAAGAAGCTGATCAAGGCCGCCCAAGGAGCAGCCAAGAATGGAGAGCCGGTAGATTTGGCCGagttcttcttcgccttggACCGAAACCTTGAAGATGTTGACTCCTTCTACAACAAGAAGTATGCCGAGGCCTACCGGCGGCTGAAGGTGCTGCAGGATCGCTATGGCAAGACTCCCGAGATTGTCTCcaacctcgacgacgacgaggttgaggagCTGATGGGAGCCCTTCTCGAGCTGCGAAGTCAGTTCCGGAAGCTGCAATGGTTCGGCGAAATCAACCGTCGTGGCTTTGTCAAAATCACAAAGAAGCTGGACAAGAAGGTCCCCAACACAAAAAGCACCCAGCACAACTACATTTCCACAAAGGTCGATCTGTTGCCGTTCGCCAAGGATACCGCCATCAGCCTCCTGTTGACCGAGATCAACAAGTGGCTGTCAAAGCTGGGAGATGCGCAGAACATTGATGAGACCAAATCCGAGAGATCGACACTCTCGCTGGGTCGTGCTTCTGCAAAGGCAATGCTTAACATACCCAGTGCGCTTTTCGACAAGTTGGACCAAGCCATTCGTAAAGACGAAGTCGCGGCTTTGGAGAAAGGTCTAAAGGAGGGAAACCTAGCGAGCTCCGAGGGCTCATCACCATTACAACAGCCCTTGCTGCTTAACCTACTCCAGCGGTCCATTTCCTCCCGTTCGAGAGACTGTATCGTGTTCCTCCTCAAGCAAGTCAACTCGCTGGACGAGCCCGACGACATCAACGAACGCAACTGCATCCACAGACTTGTCATTCACATCGGTCGCACAAAAACGGCCTCGCTCCTCAGTAGTGAGCCAGAAGCTGAATCGTACCCCTTCCCGCGCACCGGGGTTCACTACGCCCAGCCCTACCTCACCCCAGCCACTTCTCCCTTGTCGGCACCGCGCGGGACGACCTTGAAGGAGTCAAAACTCCTCggccatgatgatgaagcaATTCAGCTGCTCAAGTACCTACTAGAAAATCTGAGACCAGACCAGAGAGTGGCTCTGGTTGCCAAGGACGGATTTGGCCGTATACCGCTCCACTATGCCGCGCAGTTCggtttcgtcgtcgtctgccAGATCATCATGCGCAAGATGCAGGACTGGGGACAGTTCAACGTCGAGAATGGCATCGACGCCCCCGAATGGCAAGACAAGGATGGAAACGCGCCGCTGCACTTGAGCGTTATAGGCGGCCACCCGCTTACCACCAAAGCGCTGCTTCAAGGAGAGAACTGGAAGGGGGTTAATGACCACCAAGCCGAAATGAGGCGTGCCATCTCCAAGTCGAGTGCGGTGCTGGCTCTCGCGACCAAGGCCAACTCCAAGGACATCGTCGAGCTGCTGGTCAATGCAGGAGTGGACATCAACTGGCAGGACAACAGCGGCGAGACAGCCTTGCACGTTGCTGCCAGATTTGGCCACGATGAGTGCGCCAGGGTGTTGCTCAAGGGTACTGAGCAGCAAAAGGCCAACCTGGAATTGGCTGAGAAGAACTTTGCGTGGACCCCGCTGCACATTGCGGCGGTTGATGGGCATCTGGGTGTCGCTCAGCTGCTCGTGGATGCTGGTGCGGATGTGGACAAGTTGGATTCGTCTGGCTGGACGGCAAAGGAGCATGCGGCGCTGAGAGGCCATCTCGATATTGCACGACTCCTGTCTGCTCACAGTCAAGCCCCTGAGGATGAGGGGGGCAGCAGCTccgacggcgacgatgaaAAGTCATCGACGACCACACCGTACCCCGAGACCGACAACAATACGCTGTCTGCATCCCTGGGAGATAGACGGTCCAACGCAACGTCGCGTCCCGCCGAACCCGTCAAGACCTTTGGTCACAGGTACCTCAAGGATGAGAGCCTCGTGCTGGTCAGTCTGGGTTCAATGGATATGCGCAAGGGAATTGAGGCAATCAAGCTGGACAAGGTGCCTCTTGCCGAAGCGCACACTACACAGTTGGATACGGCTCTGTCGGTTGTCGTCTCCGCCCAAGGCGCCAAGGGCGACCCGACTATGATCGACCTGCCTGTTCACGAGAACATCTCTACCGAGCCTatcctcttcaccaccaggGACGCCGCCAAGGTCAGACTCTTTTTCGATATCGTGCCGACATACTCGGGTAACGAGAAGAACAAGGTTGGCCGAGGTGTTGCTCTCCTTTCGAGTGTCCGTCCCACCGTCGGCACCAAGAGGATGAATTTGCAAGGCGACATCTCGGTGCCGATTATGGGCAGCAACTTTGAAGTCATCGGCACAGTCAATTTCAATTTCCTGGTCATCACTCCTTTCTCTCACCCAAAGATGGAAGTAACCTCTCAGCAGACGTACTGGAAGAAGCTGGACTCTACCATGGTTATTGGCCACCGCGGCCTCGGCAAGAACGTTGTCGCCAACAAGTCCCTCCAGCTAGGCGAGAACACGATCCCATCCTTCATTGCCGCCGCAAACCTCGGCGCTCAATACGTCGAGTTCGACGTGCAACTCACCAAGGACCACGTCCCCGTCATCTACCACGACTTCCTCGTCAGCGAGACGGGCTTCGACGCACCCGTGCACACCCTCACTCTCGAACAGTTCCTCCACATCAACCCAGACTCGTCCCGCTCGggcacccaccaccaccaccaccaccaccatcacggtCACCACGGCCACCACGGCCAACCTGGCCAACAAGCCCAGCATAGGCAGCTGAAGAAATTCCGCAGCAATAGCCCCGGCCCACGGCAGCGCTCCATGTCCATGGACTTCCCCGGAGATGGTAAAGACCTGATGGAAGAGCGCATGAAACACACGCGCGACTTCAAGGAAAAGGGCTACAAGGGTAACTCGCGCGGCAATTTCATTCAAGCACCCTTCGCAACGCTCGAGGATCTGTTCCGCAAGCTGCCCGAGAGCGTGGGCTTCAACGTCGAGATGAAGTACCCGATGCTGCACGAGACGGAGGAACACGAGATGGACACGTACGCGGTTGAGCTCAACTCGTTCTGCGACACGGTCCTCCAGAAGGTGTACGACATGGCGGGGCAGCGGCACATAATCTTTTCGAGCTTCAACCCGGATATTTGCTTGTGTCTGAGCTTCAAGCAACCCAACATCCCGATTTTGTTTTTGACGGATGCGGGCACGTGTCCTGTCGGCGATGTCAGGGCAAGCAGTCTGCAGGAGGCCATTCGGTTCGCGAGCAGGTGGAATCTGCTGGGTATTGTGAGCAACGCCGAGCCGCTGATTAACAGTCCGCGGTTGGTGAGGGTGGTCAAGCAGAGCGGGTTAGTTTGTGTCAGTTATGGGTCGCAGAATAATGATCCAAGCTTGGTGCAG AAACAAGTCAAGGAGGGCATTGACGCCGTCATTGTCGACAGTGTCCTGGCTATCCGTAAGGGACTGACCAGGGACCAAGGCAACGTCAATGGTAGCGGCGGCAGTAATGCCAAAGAACTTCAGCAAAGGGtgagggaggtggaggaggcaaTCAACAAGGAGGAGCGAATCGAGGAAGAGGGCTCGTCTGCTGAGGGAAGCAGCTATGGGGATAGTAACGGTAACGGTAACGGTACCGAGATTCGGATGACTACCAATGCAGGAGGAGACCCAAAGACGGAAATCAAGGAGACAATGAGGGCTTTGCGGACATGA